The window TGCCCAGGAACTTTGGGTGCCTCCAGGGTTAGGCAACAACTGAGCAAGGAGTTGAGGGACTACATTTTGAACTTAGGTGCCAAAAGTGGCAGTTAGGAGTGTAAAGTCTTCTGTGGCTCTAGCCCCATGAGTTCAAGTCttgcagggcaacaaaaattataatgaACAAATAGTGCTGGTGCCAATATATAGAAAAGATTaacatttttgaccaaaaaaaaaagcagcacaacATTGTCAGTGGAATTTGTTCCCCATATTTTCAACCAGCATTATTATTAAACTGTATCATTGCTAACAATCAATAATATCCCTGTCCCTAAGTTGCTTCAAGTAGGTGTTGCACCAGAGAGCAGCTTGAATGTTCCTTAGCAATGTGTTGGCTGTTACAGCAGCTGTAAGAGAATGAAAGTTTGCCTGTGCGTGCACATGATGCCTCTGATTTTTCACAGTGTTTCTAGGCTCCAGCTTCCAAGTCTACTGCAGGCCATTGAAAACGCCCTCTTTGCCTTACAAAAAGCTATAACCTGCTGAGTGCTTGGTTCCAAAAAGACCCCTTTTAGGGAAGGTACATGGCGTACGTGTGTCTCTTAACATaaagtgacttgatcatggtgtagctggggaagagatttctgagatGGCAGACAAAGGCACAGcatgatccaatgactgaaagctgaaactagacaaattcagagtagaaataaggCAGTAATTTTAATGGTAAGGGagactaaccattggaacaacctgTCAAAGGAAGTGGTgcattctctgtaatttgaagtctttaagtcaagatgggctgtctttctaaaagagatgttatagctcaaacagaagttgtgGGTTTGAAGCAGAACTTATCAGGTGAAATTATTTGGCCTGTTATACATGATCATAATGACCCCTTTTTGACTATAAATCTTTGAACCCAACTACCTGTTaacaaatagagctggtcaaaaacgtttgggaaaaggaaaatttcaaccaccaccaccaaaaggACAAAACTTGCCCCCAAAATGTTCAACTTCTAAAATGATCTTTACTTTCTTGTTGGGCGGGGGGGTTCTTTTTCAGATCCATCACTAGAGCCTACTACAGAAATTCAGTAGGCGGGCTCCTCTTATTTGACATTACAAACCGCAGGTCCTTCCAGAACGTCCATGAGTGGCTCGAAGAGACAAAGGTGCACGTCCAGCCGTACCAGATTGTCTTTGTTTTGGTAGGTCACAAATGCGACCTTGACACACAGCGGCAAGTCACTAGACACGAGGCTGAGAAACTAGCTGCTGCATACGGCATGAAGTACATTGAGACATCTGCTCGGGATGCCATTAACGTGGAGAAGGCCTTCACTGACCTGACTCGAGATATATATGAGCTtgttaaaaggggggaaatttcGATCCAGGAAGGCTGGGAAGGGGTAAAGAGTGGGTTTGTACCGAACGTAGTGCACTCTTCAGAAGAGGTGGTGAAATCAGATAGGAGATGCTTATGCTAAGCACTTCTAGTGAGAAAAGCTATGATGAACTCTACTAATCAAACATACTCTAAGCGAACTCAGTGTGACCGAAAGGGATTGTAACTCTAGCATGGTGAATGGCCTCACACGTTGTTTTGGACACCAGAGGAACAGAACCAGGAAAGCAATGGTCCATTCCAAATAACCTCTTTCAGAATTGGGGAGGCTACAAACCTATGTGAGAATGAACAAAGGTGCATGTTTAT of the Dermochelys coriacea isolate rDerCor1 chromosome 9, rDerCor1.pri.v4, whole genome shotgun sequence genome contains:
- the RAB39B gene encoding ras-related protein Rab-39B, producing the protein MEAIWLYQFRLIVIGDSTVGKSCLIRRFTEGRFAQVSDPTVGVDFFSRLVEIEPGKRIKLQIWDTAGQERFRSITRAYYRNSVGGLLLFDITNRRSFQNVHEWLEETKVHVQPYQIVFVLVGHKCDLDTQRQVTRHEAEKLAAAYGMKYIETSARDAINVEKAFTDLTRDIYELVKRGEISIQEGWEGVKSGFVPNVVHSSEEVVKSDRRCLC